In the uncultured Methanobacterium sp. genome, one interval contains:
- a CDS encoding tetraether lipid synthase Tes gives MVIKKTKSLCPECLRVVDAEVFEDQERIMIKKTCPEHGEFENTYWQSSEAYRYAADYDYVGDGINNPRTTVEGECPENCGLCAEHESQTILGLIDVTNRCNLRCPICFANAAVSKSLYEPTYEEIRQMLRNLRANQPVPTPAIQYAGGEPTVRKDLVELVKLAREEGFSHTQIATNGIKLAKDPELAQKLKDASLNTVYLQFDGVTEEPYIKARRRNLLPTKLEAIENCRKADLGIVLVPTLVKGINDDQVGDIIQFAIDNLDIIRGVNFQPVSFAGRTPADEVEEQRITIPTFQKLVEDQTDGQIGRDDFYPASSVIPITDFVEAIEGEDQVSFTCHPHCGAATYIFIDNDEIIPITEFVDVDRFFNLLSRSSDDIKDGGIVGKARVISRATMELPKTIDRNKKPDSLDITGILTKVFKERSYSALGDFHHKTLLISCMHFMDPWNFDQDRVRRCVIHYAVPDGRIIPFCSMNAIYRSEIEKKFAKPLKE, from the coding sequence ATGGTCATAAAGAAAACCAAAAGCCTGTGTCCTGAATGTCTTCGAGTCGTGGATGCAGAAGTCTTTGAAGACCAGGAACGGATAATGATAAAGAAAACGTGCCCTGAGCACGGTGAATTTGAAAACACTTACTGGCAAAGTTCGGAAGCTTACCGTTACGCAGCGGATTATGATTACGTTGGTGATGGTATTAACAACCCTCGAACTACTGTAGAGGGTGAATGTCCTGAGAATTGTGGTTTGTGTGCTGAACATGAGAGTCAGACCATATTAGGCCTTATTGATGTTACTAATCGTTGTAATCTTCGTTGTCCTATTTGTTTTGCTAATGCAGCTGTATCTAAATCTTTATATGAGCCTACTTATGAGGAAATACGCCAAATGCTACGGAACCTCCGTGCAAACCAACCAGTACCCACACCAGCCATCCAGTATGCTGGTGGTGAACCCACTGTTCGAAAGGACCTTGTGGAACTGGTGAAATTAGCCCGGGAAGAAGGATTCAGCCACACTCAAATAGCCACCAATGGGATTAAACTGGCTAAAGATCCAGAGCTTGCTCAGAAACTTAAAGATGCCTCTTTAAACACGGTTTATCTTCAGTTTGATGGAGTTACTGAGGAGCCCTACATAAAAGCCCGAAGACGTAACCTCCTGCCAACCAAACTGGAAGCCATTGAAAACTGCCGTAAGGCAGATCTGGGAATTGTACTGGTGCCAACACTGGTTAAAGGAATCAATGATGATCAGGTTGGTGACATCATACAATTTGCAATTGATAACCTGGACATCATCCGGGGCGTTAACTTCCAGCCAGTGTCCTTTGCTGGCCGAACACCTGCCGATGAAGTGGAAGAACAGAGAATAACCATACCAACATTCCAGAAATTAGTGGAAGACCAGACTGATGGCCAGATCGGTAGAGATGATTTCTACCCTGCATCTTCAGTTATACCCATCACTGATTTTGTGGAAGCTATTGAAGGGGAAGATCAGGTTTCATTCACCTGTCACCCTCACTGCGGTGCTGCAACCTACATTTTCATTGATAATGATGAAATTATCCCCATAACTGAGTTCGTGGATGTGGATCGCTTTTTCAACCTCCTTTCCCGTAGCAGTGATGATATAAAAGATGGGGGCATAGTAGGTAAAGCCAGGGTCATAAGCAGGGCCACAATGGAACTTCCCAAAACCATAGACCGGAATAAGAAACCGGATTCACTGGATATAACTGGAATACTGACTAAGGTCTTTAAAGAAAGATCTTACAGTGCTCTGGGAGATTTCCACCATAAAACATTGCTTATATCATGCATGCACTTTATGGATCCCTGGAACTTTGACCAGGACCGTGTTAGAAGATGTGTGATTCACTACGCAGTTCCTGACGGACGAATAATACCATTCTGTTCCATGAATGCAATTTACCGTTCAGAAATTGAGAAAAAGTTCGCTAAGCCACTGAAAGAATAA
- a CDS encoding CDP-2,3-bis-(O-geranylgeranyl)-sn-glycerol synthase yields the protein MDSSIFSVLILSAYAIYFMLPAYLANAGALTFGGGTPLDFGRSLNDGRRILGDGVTWKGTIIGILIGMGIGLLQGAIAGNIVQNLLMLGDPGIANLVQGTITNNLLQGALLGLTLGSGAIIGDACGSFIKRRFKVERGRPVPFMDQLDFVVGALIFASLVVVIPLNLIILIIIISIFLHLGTNIIAYLLGMKNVWY from the coding sequence ATGGACTCGAGTATTTTCAGTGTTTTGATTTTATCCGCTTATGCTATATACTTTATGTTACCGGCTTACTTAGCCAACGCTGGTGCCCTTACCTTTGGGGGAGGAACACCCCTTGACTTTGGCCGATCCCTAAATGACGGTCGCAGGATACTTGGAGATGGTGTCACATGGAAAGGGACCATCATTGGTATTCTAATCGGAATGGGAATCGGCCTCCTTCAAGGAGCTATTGCCGGTAACATAGTACAGAACCTCCTAATGTTAGGAGATCCAGGAATAGCTAATTTAGTTCAGGGAACTATAACCAACAACCTGTTACAGGGCGCATTACTGGGCCTTACACTGGGTAGTGGTGCAATTATAGGAGATGCTTGCGGGAGTTTTATTAAGAGACGATTCAAAGTTGAACGCGGACGACCCGTACCCTTTATGGATCAGTTAGATTTTGTGGTAGGTGCCCTTATATTCGCATCTCTAGTAGTAGTCATTCCCCTTAATTTAATCATTCTAATAATTATAATTAGTATTTTCCTTCATTTGGGAACTAATATCATCGCCTATTTACTGGGTATGAAGAATGTTTGGTACTGA
- a CDS encoding hydantoinase/oxoprolinase family protein, with protein MKIAGFDIGGANTDLAVVEFDEKGNILHIKTDFCYLPMWIKKHELSKTLLELLGTDIDEIDAVGISMTAELADSYQNKSEGVLDISTRVMETFDLPVAFVGLNGMMGYESVKKNPLQLAAANWIATAPLAAYMAPDCIVIDTGSTTTDIIPIKNGTECAKGRTDLERLATGELVYTGTLRTNVATIVDKVPLGEDWVRTASELFAVTADVHLVLGNITREDYTSETPDGEDNSRENSLLRLSRVVCGDLDLLSQDDVVNIAQFIYQKQVEQVAEALKEVSERENIELVIATGLGMNIIGCEAAKLQGLEVRTMEEILTPDDCVVAPAVGTALLMEKFLST; from the coding sequence TTGAAAATTGCAGGTTTTGATATTGGAGGAGCAAACACCGACCTGGCTGTGGTTGAATTTGATGAAAAAGGAAATATTCTCCACATAAAAACTGATTTTTGTTATCTTCCCATGTGGATTAAAAAGCATGAACTTTCCAAAACTCTTCTGGAACTTTTAGGCACTGATATTGATGAAATTGATGCAGTTGGTATTTCAATGACTGCAGAGCTTGCCGATAGCTACCAGAACAAGAGTGAAGGGGTGCTGGATATTTCCACCAGAGTTATGGAAACATTCGATCTGCCAGTTGCCTTTGTGGGTCTTAATGGTATGATGGGTTATGAATCAGTTAAAAAGAATCCCCTGCAACTGGCTGCTGCTAACTGGATAGCCACGGCTCCACTAGCTGCTTACATGGCTCCTGATTGTATAGTTATTGATACCGGGAGTACCACCACTGATATAATTCCCATAAAAAATGGTACAGAATGTGCTAAGGGAAGAACAGATCTTGAAAGGCTTGCAACCGGTGAACTGGTGTATACAGGTACTCTCCGCACCAACGTGGCAACCATTGTGGATAAAGTACCACTCGGAGAGGATTGGGTGCGCACAGCATCAGAACTTTTCGCAGTAACTGCTGATGTGCACCTGGTTCTGGGAAATATCACCAGAGAAGATTACACCTCTGAAACTCCTGATGGGGAGGATAATTCCCGGGAGAATTCCCTTTTAAGATTGTCACGGGTGGTATGTGGGGATCTGGATTTATTGAGTCAGGATGATGTTGTGAACATAGCACAGTTCATCTACCAGAAACAGGTGGAACAGGTGGCCGAAGCCCTTAAAGAAGTCAGTGAAAGGGAAAATATAGAACTGGTAATTGCAACAGGGCTGGGAATGAACATAATTGGATGTGAAGCTGCAAAACTCCAGGGACTGGAGGTTAGGACCATGGAAGAAATCCTCACACCGGATGATTGTGTGGTGGCACCTGCCGTGGGAACCGCCCTTCTCATGGAGAAGTTTCTGAGTACTTGA
- a CDS encoding ATP-grasp domain-containing protein — MNLLIIEYASALGIKDPSLTAEGKAMLRGLTCDLESLPASYLISKNIDAIEGSKCKPIVIDGDIGGWISNNISQFDFCLPIAPEEDFILCGLTRLIEKNGVQVVGSDSDAVRICSDKYLTYSLLKDKVPVIPTHRVSWEDIGLYCQGISGDKKVVKPADGVSCSAVQIVDSEDSFKNATRKVRATSSLPYFLVQDYIEGVSASVSLLTNGKKAIPLSLNQQNITIEEGVINYNGGKVPMTHPLENEAKKIAKNAVESIPGLKGYVGVDVILGDEQVHLVEINSRVTTPYVALRNMLSFNLGQAMIQAVQGQLPGEFSLEREIEIQKTGNRLRLNVIS, encoded by the coding sequence TTGAATCTTTTAATTATTGAGTATGCCAGTGCACTGGGGATCAAAGACCCTTCTTTAACTGCTGAAGGTAAAGCAATGCTCCGTGGTCTTACCTGTGACCTGGAATCATTACCTGCCAGTTACCTCATCTCCAAAAATATAGATGCCATTGAAGGAAGCAAGTGTAAACCAATAGTCATAGATGGGGATATTGGGGGCTGGATTTCGAATAATATCTCTCAGTTTGATTTTTGTTTACCCATAGCCCCTGAGGAAGACTTTATACTGTGTGGATTGACACGGTTAATTGAGAAAAATGGTGTTCAGGTGGTGGGATCAGATTCAGATGCAGTACGCATCTGTTCAGATAAATACCTCACCTATAGCCTACTCAAAGATAAGGTTCCAGTGATCCCCACCCACAGGGTTTCATGGGAAGATATTGGACTCTACTGTCAGGGAATTTCAGGCGATAAAAAGGTGGTAAAACCGGCAGATGGGGTTTCATGTTCTGCAGTACAGATTGTTGATTCTGAAGACTCTTTTAAAAATGCCACCCGGAAAGTGAGAGCGACAAGTAGCCTTCCATACTTCCTGGTGCAGGATTACATTGAAGGAGTAAGTGCCAGTGTAAGTTTACTTACTAATGGTAAAAAAGCCATTCCACTCAGTTTAAATCAACAGAATATCACCATAGAAGAGGGTGTTATAAATTATAATGGGGGAAAAGTTCCCATGACTCATCCCCTTGAAAATGAAGCTAAAAAAATAGCTAAAAATGCAGTTGAATCTATCCCCGGATTAAAGGGTTATGTGGGAGTGGATGTGATCCTGGGTGATGAACAGGTGCACCTGGTGGAGATTAACTCTCGAGTAACCACACCCTACGTGGCCCTTAGGAATATGCTCAGCTTTAATTTAGGGCAAGCCATGATTCAGGCGGTCCAGGGTCAACTTCCCGGGGAATTCAGCCTGGAAAGAGAGATAGAAATCCAGAAAACTGGAAATCGCCTCCGTTTAAATGTGATAAGTTGA
- a CDS encoding nucleotide sugar dehydrogenase yields MIKENLPIAIFGLGHMGLPTAALLAKSGLKVVGVDINNENVEMVNSGQSPIMEPGLEAMVKNAVENGCLSATTDTLTAVEAVKVIMIIVPTPVDDNKKSDLSAVISASKSISEGLKKDDLVIIESTVPPGTCENLVIPLLEKSGLKAGVDFKVAYTPERALPNNTLYEMTHNARVIGGIDAESTQMAVSLYHRITEGEIIMVQDLVTAEMVKLMENTYRDTNIALANELALVCDTLGVDAIEAIQAANHHPRVNIHTPGPGVGGHCLSIDPYFLVEIARERGLETPLIQASRQVNEDMPGEVVRIIQKALKDEGKTISGSKIGVLGVAYKGNVADARETPAKPLIEELISKNAAVLVNDPYVSPDIIRSWGAQIVDLETALESDVVVLITDHDLYRSIQPDMIKNRLLVCTRPILDKETFQKEGVVFKGVGRS; encoded by the coding sequence ATGATTAAAGAAAATTTACCCATAGCAATATTCGGTTTGGGCCACATGGGGCTTCCCACAGCCGCTCTACTTGCAAAAAGCGGTCTGAAAGTGGTGGGAGTTGATATAAACAATGAAAATGTGGAAATGGTTAACTCCGGCCAATCTCCAATTATGGAACCCGGTCTGGAGGCAATGGTTAAAAATGCAGTGGAAAATGGCTGTTTATCTGCCACTACTGACACTTTAACTGCAGTAGAAGCAGTTAAGGTAATCATGATCATCGTTCCCACCCCAGTGGATGATAATAAGAAATCCGATCTTTCTGCAGTTATCTCTGCATCTAAATCAATTTCTGAAGGTTTAAAAAAGGACGACCTGGTTATCATTGAAAGCACGGTACCACCAGGCACCTGTGAGAACCTGGTAATTCCTTTACTGGAGAAAAGTGGTCTTAAAGCAGGAGTTGATTTTAAAGTTGCTTACACTCCGGAAAGAGCTCTTCCCAATAACACTCTCTATGAGATGACCCATAATGCAAGGGTAATAGGTGGAATAGATGCAGAAAGTACTCAAATGGCAGTTTCACTTTACCATAGGATTACAGAGGGTGAAATAATAATGGTACAGGATTTGGTAACTGCAGAAATGGTTAAACTGATGGAAAACACTTACCGGGATACCAACATAGCCCTGGCCAATGAACTGGCATTAGTATGTGATACTTTAGGAGTGGATGCCATTGAAGCCATCCAGGCGGCCAACCACCACCCCCGAGTCAACATACACACACCAGGGCCCGGAGTAGGAGGGCACTGCCTCTCCATAGACCCCTACTTCCTGGTGGAAATTGCCAGGGAAAGGGGATTAGAAACACCCCTTATACAGGCTTCCAGACAGGTTAATGAAGACATGCCTGGCGAAGTTGTCAGAATAATACAGAAAGCTTTAAAGGATGAAGGTAAAACTATTTCTGGATCTAAAATAGGAGTTTTAGGTGTGGCTTACAAGGGAAACGTTGCTGATGCCAGGGAAACACCTGCAAAACCATTAATTGAGGAATTAATCAGTAAAAATGCTGCAGTACTGGTTAATGACCCTTATGTATCTCCAGATATCATTAGATCATGGGGTGCTCAGATTGTAGACCTGGAAACCGCCCTTGAAAGTGATGTGGTTGTCCTGATAACTGATCATGATCTATACCGGAGCATCCAGCCAGATATGATTAAAAATCGTTTGTTGGTATGTACTCGACCTATTCTTGACAAGGAAACCTTCCAAAAGGAGGGTGTAGTTTTTAAGGGAGTTGGAAGGTCTTGA
- the wecB gene encoding UDP-N-acetylglucosamine 2-epimerase (non-hydrolyzing), with protein sequence MKIAFIIGTRPEIIKMSPLIDEVDKRGIDYVLIHTGQHYDFEMSQQFFLDLELKEPDYNIGVGSDSHGKQTAVMMEGIEEVLLSEKPDIVLVQGDTNAVLAGALVAAKLHIAVGHVEAGLRSYDKTMPEEINRMVADVCTNLFFVPTEDTAINLIFEGIKPADIFITGNTVVDACYRNLKIASKSSNIMSKLDVEGDILSLTLHRAENVDDRERLENIVDALIKIKGLNIVFPVHPRTVKTLKEFGMYSQLEEAPHIQMIKPIGYLDFLILQSNSKIMITDSGGIQEEAITLDVPCLTLRYNTERPETVYAGGNILVGSNTEKITGNVAKLMADNSIYQKMKDAANPYGDGTASEQIVDAIQDAYDHGKLEIKPPETIAGEQSKKLLAVEEDVTVAEFEAKNPDCTINIVFDGVNPQFPSSDIHLKGKTIMVSKSDSVDF encoded by the coding sequence ATGAAGATAGCGTTTATCATAGGCACCAGGCCTGAAATCATCAAAATGTCTCCCTTAATCGATGAAGTGGATAAAAGGGGAATAGATTATGTTTTAATACACACAGGTCAACATTATGATTTCGAAATGTCCCAGCAGTTTTTCCTGGACCTGGAACTCAAAGAACCGGATTATAACATCGGAGTGGGCTCAGATTCACATGGGAAACAAACCGCGGTTATGATGGAAGGAATTGAAGAAGTTCTCCTTTCTGAAAAACCAGACATCGTCCTGGTTCAGGGTGATACCAATGCAGTTTTAGCCGGGGCCCTGGTGGCAGCCAAGTTACACATAGCAGTAGGTCATGTGGAGGCGGGACTTCGCTCTTACGATAAAACCATGCCTGAAGAGATAAACCGTATGGTGGCAGATGTCTGCACCAACCTCTTTTTTGTACCCACTGAAGATACAGCCATAAACCTGATCTTTGAGGGAATAAAGCCTGCAGATATTTTTATCACAGGCAATACTGTGGTTGATGCCTGCTACCGAAACCTCAAAATCGCCAGTAAAAGTTCCAATATCATGTCCAAGCTGGACGTGGAAGGGGACATATTATCGTTAACCTTACACCGTGCAGAGAATGTTGATGACCGGGAGAGATTAGAGAACATAGTAGATGCTCTCATTAAGATTAAGGGACTTAACATAGTTTTCCCGGTACACCCACGTACTGTGAAAACCCTCAAAGAATTTGGAATGTACTCCCAACTTGAAGAGGCCCCTCACATTCAGATGATTAAACCCATTGGATACCTTGATTTTTTGATCCTCCAGTCAAATTCAAAGATAATGATAACCGATTCTGGGGGAATCCAGGAAGAAGCCATAACTTTAGATGTTCCCTGCCTTACTCTCAGGTACAACACTGAACGCCCGGAAACAGTCTATGCAGGTGGTAACATCCTGGTGGGATCAAACACAGAAAAAATAACCGGCAATGTTGCCAAACTCATGGCCGATAACAGCATCTACCAGAAAATGAAGGACGCAGCCAACCCCTATGGTGATGGCACTGCTTCAGAACAGATTGTTGATGCCATTCAAGATGCATATGATCATGGAAAACTGGAAATCAAACCTCCTGAAACCATTGCAGGGGAGCAGTCTAAAAAATTACTTGCTGTGGAGGAAGATGTCACTGTAGCGGAATTCGAGGCCAAAAACCCAGATTGCACTATAAATATTGTTTTTGATGGTGTTAACCCTCAATTTCCAAGTTCTGACATTCATCTCAAAGGTAAAACAATAATGGTTTCTAAATCAGATTCTGTTGATTTTTAA
- a CDS encoding DUF460 domain-containing protein: MVHRYPQNFKEKLILNKHGQPVTPKGQRGIIVGLDPGMTVGVAILDLSGEILGVNSFKEASRADITKHIISFGRSVLVATDVHQPPKMVRKMATALNSKIYAPYRDLAVSAKNEMVDDYIYSNDNRTVIPRSRDTGSDLIPQNAHERDALAAAIQGYKKNQKKLEHIERRTLNLEMPPELIDEVKIMVINEVPITKAINDTLEKLKHPINSLKTDNMEIKLFEVFKKDNIKTGELSDEFNEDSPNEDASLIISGLKNKLKSQEKQIRNLQNKNRILEDDLASFQDEISHLESKIEKLHYEYSQNILHQKEIATKQSIIRGLQEKYNIQKALSKNLSEQLESIKRIRALELSKETSPVKIIESFSKDSIREATGAWNIKKGDVVMLRSSEGGGSQTASLLVHSGIKAVITTDKMSHQARSEFERNRVPIIPLETVDLKMADDFAVIISSDLDREILKWEKDQDDKRKKEETNNLLKIMDDYRAKRKRSPHNF, translated from the coding sequence CTGGTTCACCGGTACCCTCAAAATTTTAAAGAAAAACTTATTTTAAATAAACATGGGCAGCCAGTAACTCCCAAAGGTCAAAGGGGGATTATAGTAGGGCTTGATCCTGGAATGACTGTGGGAGTAGCTATTCTTGATCTTTCAGGTGAAATATTAGGTGTGAATAGTTTTAAAGAAGCTTCTCGTGCTGATATAACCAAACACATCATCAGTTTTGGGAGATCAGTTCTGGTGGCTACTGATGTTCACCAACCTCCTAAAATGGTGAGGAAAATGGCAACAGCCCTTAATTCTAAGATATACGCACCATACCGTGATCTGGCAGTAAGCGCCAAGAACGAGATGGTGGATGATTATATTTATTCCAATGATAACCGCACTGTAATTCCCAGGTCCCGTGATACAGGGTCTGATCTAATACCGCAGAATGCTCATGAACGAGATGCACTTGCTGCGGCCATCCAGGGGTATAAAAAGAACCAGAAAAAACTGGAACACATTGAAAGAAGAACCTTAAATCTGGAAATGCCCCCTGAATTAATTGATGAAGTAAAAATTATGGTCATAAATGAAGTTCCAATTACCAAGGCCATAAACGATACTCTGGAAAAATTAAAACATCCAATTAATTCTCTTAAAACAGATAATATGGAAATTAAGCTATTTGAAGTCTTTAAAAAAGATAATATTAAAACTGGTGAACTTTCCGATGAGTTTAATGAAGATTCTCCCAATGAAGATGCTTCTCTGATTATTTCTGGATTAAAAAACAAATTAAAATCACAGGAGAAACAGATCCGGAATTTACAGAATAAAAACAGGATACTGGAAGATGATCTTGCGAGTTTTCAAGATGAAATATCCCATCTGGAAAGCAAAATTGAAAAATTGCATTATGAATATTCCCAGAACATTTTACATCAAAAGGAAATTGCCACTAAACAATCCATCATCAGGGGCCTCCAGGAAAAATACAACATTCAAAAAGCTTTAAGTAAGAATTTAAGTGAACAATTAGAATCCATAAAACGAATAAGGGCCCTGGAACTTTCCAAGGAAACATCCCCCGTTAAAATCATAGAATCATTTTCAAAAGATTCCATAAGGGAAGCAACAGGGGCCTGGAATATTAAAAAGGGAGATGTGGTAATGTTGAGAAGTTCAGAAGGGGGAGGTTCTCAGACCGCCTCTTTACTGGTTCATTCGGGCATCAAAGCAGTTATAACCACCGATAAAATGTCTCACCAGGCTAGGAGTGAATTTGAAAGAAATAGGGTTCCCATAATTCCTCTGGAAACTGTTGATTTAAAAATGGCTGACGATTTTGCAGTTATAATATCCAGTGATCTGGATAGAGAAATCCTAAAATGGGAAAAGGATCAGGACGATAAAAGGAAAAAAGAAGAGACTAATAATCTTTTAAAGATCATGGATGATTATAGAGCTAAAAGAAAAAGATCTCCCCATAACTTTTAG
- the truA gene encoding tRNA pseudouridine(38-40) synthase TruA, with protein MIRVALKVAYLGTAFYGFQRQPNLRTVEGELIKALEKSGAITNLGQSNYSIAGRTDRGVHALGNVVSFCTDKEPIINQVNDLLPMDIRILGSCRVPLGFKTRYAHKRHYRYVLCQKTGEEEWDLDKMQEAAHLMEGTHNFINFSRRNERNPMRKVDSVRITAENQVCLVDVEGESFLWNMVRKMVTILLSVGKHEMMIEEVEKCFDPDYNACIMPMPPESLILMNVFHKGVKFNEDKYAHKRFIQTIGEECFNHQRMVASTMEMINALNHRSIVQK; from the coding sequence ATGATCAGGGTTGCTTTAAAAGTTGCTTATTTAGGAACGGCGTTTTATGGATTTCAAAGACAACCAAACCTACGCACAGTTGAAGGGGAACTTATAAAGGCCCTGGAAAAATCAGGTGCAATAACCAACCTGGGTCAATCAAATTACTCCATTGCTGGCCGCACCGACCGGGGAGTCCATGCCCTGGGAAATGTGGTGTCATTTTGCACTGATAAGGAGCCAATAATAAACCAGGTAAACGATCTGTTACCAATGGATATAAGGATTCTGGGGTCTTGCCGGGTGCCACTGGGATTCAAGACTAGGTATGCTCATAAAAGACACTATCGTTATGTATTGTGCCAGAAAACAGGGGAAGAAGAGTGGGATTTGGATAAAATGCAGGAAGCAGCTCATTTAATGGAGGGAACTCATAATTTCATTAACTTTTCCCGGAGAAATGAACGAAATCCCATGAGAAAAGTGGATAGTGTCCGCATTACAGCGGAAAATCAGGTATGTCTGGTGGATGTGGAGGGTGAAAGTTTCCTCTGGAACATGGTTCGAAAAATGGTTACAATCTTACTCAGTGTGGGAAAACATGAAATGATGATAGAAGAGGTTGAAAAGTGTTTTGATCCGGATTATAATGCTTGTATCATGCCAATGCCTCCTGAAAGTCTTATTTTAATGAATGTTTTCCATAAGGGAGTGAAGTTTAATGAGGATAAATATGCTCACAAACGTTTTATTCAGACCATTGGGGAAGAATGCTTTAATCATCAAAGGATGGTTGCCTCAACCATGGAAATGATAAATGCACTAAATCATAGGAGTATTGTACAAAAATAA
- the hisA gene encoding 1-(5-phosphoribosyl)-5-[(5-phosphoribosylamino)methylideneamino]imidazole-4-carboxamide isomerase, whose translation MIIMPAVDIKNGKCVQLVQGKPGTEQIVLDNPAEVALEWENKGAGVLHVIDLGGALEEGGNTSVVEEILKKVSVPVQMGGGIRTLNDATNLLNMGVHRIILGTLAIQDPKTVELLSGEFGSERIMVALDSKDSQVVVRGWTEKTDQTAPELGKIMENHGAGGILFTNVDHEGLLGGFRVEPLLELLETVDIPVVYSGGVSTLKDVATLSQTDAYGVVIGSALYKGTINFEDALAYEKK comes from the coding sequence GTGATCATTATGCCTGCAGTTGACATAAAAAACGGTAAATGTGTGCAGTTGGTACAGGGTAAACCCGGAACAGAACAGATAGTCCTGGATAATCCTGCAGAAGTTGCTCTGGAATGGGAAAACAAAGGAGCCGGTGTTCTGCATGTTATTGATCTGGGTGGTGCCTTAGAAGAAGGAGGTAACACTTCTGTAGTAGAGGAAATCCTTAAAAAGGTCTCAGTACCAGTCCAGATGGGTGGAGGGATTCGTACACTGAATGATGCCACCAATTTACTAAATATGGGTGTGCACAGGATTATACTGGGAACTCTGGCCATCCAGGACCCCAAAACCGTTGAACTGTTATCCGGTGAATTTGGAAGTGAGCGTATTATGGTGGCTCTGGATAGTAAGGACTCGCAGGTGGTGGTCCGGGGATGGACTGAAAAAACAGACCAGACTGCCCCTGAACTGGGGAAGATCATGGAAAATCACGGAGCTGGTGGAATACTGTTCACCAATGTGGACCATGAAGGCCTTTTAGGTGGTTTCAGGGTCGAACCCCTCCTTGAATTATTAGAAACAGTGGATATTCCTGTGGTTTATTCAGGAGGTGTTAGTACCCTGAAAGATGTGGCTACCCTCAGTCAAACTGATGCCTACGGTGTGGTGATTGGTTCTGCACTTTATAAAGGAACCATAAACTTTGAAGATGCCCTTGCTTACGAAAAAAAGTAA